The following are from one region of the Syngnathus acus chromosome 10, fSynAcu1.2, whole genome shotgun sequence genome:
- the lrrtm2 gene encoding leucine-rich repeat transmembrane neuronal protein 2 has product MGFHSRWPLVGPAPAALCLYMISMLLVCLLPSASCTTCPQKCRCEDLQFYCDTQGLQAPPDGVDKGALGLSLRHNSITELSPDQFYGFSQLTWLHLDHNQITTVQEDAFQGLYKLKDLNLSSNRITKLPNTTFIHLINLQILDLSFNQMTALEPELFHGLRKLQILHLRSNLLRTTPVRAFWDCRSLEYLGLSSNRLRSLARNGFAGLIKLKELHLEHNQLTKINLAHFPRLVALQFLYLQWNKINNITCGMEWTWTTLEKLDLTGNEIRVLTPDVFQTLPNLKILLLDNNKLSSLDAQVMDMWQSLSTIGLSSNLWECTKRICSLATWLSTFKGRWEHSILCHSPEYAQGEEILDAVYGFQLCQNFSAPVVQTTGTTTDATTAAEMTSSFFGIMQPTPTQDYAEDNWSYSTLATTTQTPIISQATTTALEEAAVTDDFSIMDNTVMTHRVIMGTMALLFSFFFIIFVVYISRKCCPPTLRRIRHCSAIQNRRQMRTQQRQPMADLATQVPYNEYEPSHEEGALVIINGYGQCKCQQLPYKECEV; this is encoded by the exons ATGG GTTTTCATTCAAGGTGGCCATTGGTGGGACCTGCACCAGCGGCTCTTTGTCTGTACATGATCAGCATGCTCCTTGTGTGCCTGCTGCCTTCTGCATCATGCACAACCTGCCCTCAAAAATGCCGCTGTGAGGACCTGCAGTTCTACTGCGACACCCAAGGACTTCAGGCACCCCCAGATGGTGTGGACAAAGGGGCCCTAGGGCTTTCACTACGACACAACAGCATCACTGAACTCAGCCCTGATCAATTCTACGGCTTCAGTCAGCTCACCTGGTTGCACCTCGACCACAACCAGATCACTACGGTTCAAGAAGATGCCTTCCAGGGGCTCTACAAGCTGAAGGACCTCAATCTGAGCTCAAATCGTATCACCAAGTTGCCCAATACAACCTTCATCCACCTCATTAACCTGCAGATTTTGGACCTGTCCTTCAATCAGATGACCGCGCTAGAACCAGAACTGTTTCATGGATTAAGAAAGCTCCAGATTCTCCACTTACGATCCAATTTACTTCGTACCACACCCGTTCGTGCATTCTGGGACTGCCGTAGCCTGGAATACCTTGGTCTGAGCAGCAACCGTCTACGGAGTCTGGCACGAAATGGTTTTGCTGGGCTCATTAAACTCAAAGAGCTCCACTTGGAGCACAATCAGTTGACAAAGATCAACTTGGCCCATTTCCCACGCCTCGTTGCTCTCCAATTTCTGTATCTGCAGTGGAATAAGATCAACAACATAACATGCGGCATGGAGTGGACCTGGACCACTTTAGAGAAGCTGGACCTTACGGGAAACGAGATCCGTGTCTTGACACCCGATGTCTTTCAAACGCTGCCAAATCTCAAGATATTGCTGTTGGATAACAACAAATTAAGTAGTCTGGATGCCCAAGTCATGGATATGTGGCAGTCTTTAAGTACTATTGGCTTGTCTAGCAACCTCTGGGAATGTACCAAAAGGATTTGTTCGCTAGCCACTTGGCTAAGCACTTTCAAGGGAAGGTGGGAACATTCCATTCTCTGCCATAGCCCCGAATATGCCCAAGGTGAGGAAATACTCGATGCTGTGTATGGATTCCAACTTTGCCAGAATTTTTCAGCACCAGTTGTTCAGACCACCGGTACAACCACAGACGCTACCACAGCTGCAGAGATGACAAGCTCCTTTTTTGGAATTATGCAGCCAACCCCTACGCAGGACTATGCAGAGGATAATTGGAGCTACTCCACATTGGCaaccacaacacaaacacctaTCATTTCTCAAGCAACCACCACTGCATTGGAAGAGGCAGCTGTAACAGATGACttctccatcatggacaataCCGTTATGACTCATCGGGTCATCATGGGGACTATGGCGCTTCTGTTTTCgttctttttcatcatttttgttgtataTATCTCACGGAAGTGCTGCCCCCCCACTCTGCGCCGGATACGCCACTGTTCCGCTATTCAGAACCGCCGACAGATGAGGACCCAGCAGCGGCAGCCTATGGCAGATCTAGCTACGCAGGTGCCCTATAATGAGTATGAGCCCAGCCACGAAGAAGGGGCACTTGTGATCATTAATGGCTATGGGCAGTGCAAGTGTCAGCAACTGCCTTACAAAGAGTGTGAAGtatga